One Gadus macrocephalus chromosome 17, ASM3116895v1 genomic window, aacaacacacaccaatacaacaCAAAGCAATACACCGcaaccaacacaaaccaatacaacacaaacaacccacaccaatacaacacaaacgccaatacaacacaaacaactAGGCCTGTCGCGATATGCAATGAATCAATTAATTGCGCGATAATGAGCGATCATTTTTTGCCGGCCGCAATAATTTCCAtttaaatcattgctttattggcctaatctgagaagaaatctatgccataaacagaaataatatctaggcctttattacacgggtcttctcaatgccgtggaacgctccgttcatatatatttagcagggtaggcctaagtaacaaatgtcgggttgaaatcgggctccggctcataattacagggcaCAACGAGTAAACCCCCTCGTCAAGTGTCAGTCACTTCACTTGTTGCATGGTCTGTGTGGGAGGCGGAGCCCTGGCGTTAcacttgtttattattttttgaagcgCAATCGTGTTTacatcctttttatttattgtttttgttggtgttttgtttttattcaagagcattttttgttaataatagattgtttttggttgttttgttaatttattctggatattttaaatgtcttccagacttccagttccagtgttctttaaaaataaaagtttattgatcttcgaaagggtgtactttatcattatattagttgAAAAACGGCAATATTATCGCTTAACGCAATAATTTCTGGGGCAATTAATCGCCCAGAAAGATTTGTTATCGTGACAGGCCTTTTGACACACCAATACAAAAAACCAACAACACCCCTTGCATAACTCAAacgagacacacaaacattttaattatttatctgaatccaccaatcacattatAACTGACAGGATTCGAATATTTTCAGAGATGAGATAGTGCTttgttcaagggtacaaaaaagTTACTTCATAATTTTGTACCAGCCCATACATGCTATTTCCATGTAGAGATCATACAAACAGCCTATTTCAAGTAGCAGCACTTCCCTTCTGTCGccgtttaaaaacataacatcAGGGGTGTTAGGGATGTTAAAAAACACATCAATAGAGCTGCTAAACCAATCTGGAATAATACGTGAATGTTAGTACATGATCAGATTTTCTGGAAATACTTCCTTAAGAGTGCTAGCAATAGGATTGACAATTCAGTCATGGCGAGCAATATAAAGTCCTTTATACATATCACAGCCATTTAAAATATGGGCAACTGATTAATGTTGATGGCCAGAGTCTGAGTGCATTAttctgtgtggatgatggcaaGGTACAATGGCAGATTGTATTTGGTAGGTAGCACCTGCAGTCTGGCTCTGACAGTGAAAGTCTAGGAGTGCTAGCTTTTCCTGCACTCTGAGTCCAGTCCAGTGTTGTTAGGTCTCTGTTTGTTTAATGTTAAGAAGGTATCTGTTGTGTTCTGTAGTGTGTTGTGGCTCGTTGTGATAAACAGTAGTCTCTTGCACAACACCCCTTGcataactcaaacacacacacacacacacacacacacacacacacacacacacacacacacacacacacacagttcgagTTACTGGTGTCATGTTTGTCAAGTGACTAGAACTGGAAGTAGGCCTAGTTATAACATTATAAAGGAAATACGAAACTTGTAGGCTACAGATATTTACGTGCAACAATTATTCCGTTGGCATGACAAAAACGATGTGTAAACACAACTTGGTGTCACCAGTAAGCTGCAGACACATGGCCACAACAGCAGGGAGTACAGGACGGTCACATGGCCACTGGTGACGGTGAGTTACAAATCACAGAAACCAacaacacacatgcaacacagAGTTGTAGGCTCGAGGGCGGATTTGTTACATTACCCTACGGTGCAGATCAGAAATAAGTGACTGACAAGATAGTTTGGTGTCAAAGGAACACGTCAACGCGTCGGGGACAGGTGATCCCACCGTGACGTCATCTGTCAGCCGTCCTATGAAGTATATTCAAACAGCGCCTCGTTGTTAACAAACAGAGGCGCTGTTTTTTTGAATAATTGTGTTACCCTTCAGTGAAATAAACGTAATTAACCCAGTCAAATAAACGTAATAAACTGAATCAACGCAGTCTGATAAACGTAATAAACTTCTTAGGACGGCCGTTGGATGACGTCACTGCCGGATCTGGCATCGTAGACACGTGACCCTGCAGTGACGTCATCCGTCCTAATAAGTTTATGTCTAACAAACAGCGCCTCTCTGTGGAGACACATTGATAAACCATCACCTCCACAatgttattcttatttttttttttacttaatgcTCTGAAAAGGGCAGTcagtttcgtgtgtgtgtagtagagTTATTTAAAGATATCATTGAGTAAAAAATGAAGCCAGAGCTCACATCAAATTATGTATACAAATAATCTGGAGGCAAGAGTAATGTATTGTATCCTGGTTCAAAGCAACAGGAGGGTCAATGGGGAAAAGCTTTAACAAATAATCCCCTTTAATAAATAGAACACCTTAATTTAGGGGATCCAACTATAAATGGTGACTGATTCACACTCCGATCCAGTGGGTGGCGGTCTACCAAccccaaataaaaaaacaaataaaaaagaagtGTATTTCCACTGCAACGCTACCTGGACCTCAGCCCAGGTGATGATACGGATGTCATTGATGCTGAAATGCTGTGATGCTCTCcacaaagcacacacaagctgcaGATCACTGGGGAGCCGATCAGATATAGGAGGAGCGAACAGCGATGAGCACCGCGGTGGCGCAGTCATCCTGCGACCCGGCAGGGATGGGTCAACCAGAAGCCCCGGGTCTCGGCTCCGGAGCCCCGGGTCTCGGCTCCGGAGCCCCGGGTCTCGGCTCCGGAGCCTCGGGTCTGGGTCCACAAGGAGTCCCGGATCTCGGCTCTGGATGCCCAGAGCGGCCCCAGCTCCTGGTCGCGGTACCTGGTTGCGACCCAAGCCGGGTGAACGACCTGCTGGTGCTCCGACCTTCCGAGTGGTACCACTGCCGTGGGTCCACCGCAGAGCTGGACCGGAGCAGTAACGACCATGTGGTGTTCTTTCATGGAGATATTCAGGTGAGGGGGGGTCGATGTTGATGGACTAGACGCACcaatacaacacaaacaacacactaaTGCTGCAACACAGACTAGAAACACCaatacaacacacaccaacacacaccaatactaaacaaacaaacactattaatttacaacacaaaaatacaacacacaccaacactaaCGACACACACGAATACAACACAGACTAGAAACACCAATACAactaaacacacacctacacacaccaatacaacacaaacaacagacagtcaccagggccccgtttcccgaaagcgtcgttggtaacgaacgtcgtgaagtCACTCGTtgctaacgccccgtgcccactacctccgtcagttgtccgttgcccattgactttgaatggggacggtcgcgcaatgcattgtggatccgtccgttgacttggagcgttcgccaccgtcaaaaagttgaaaaatgttcaactttttcggccgcgacggatccgtcatccaatcagatcgcgtatgcaaatgtaagcactgtgacgcgactcgggctctgacgatactggaaagcgggaaagcgggtcatcttgcctcgcaacaagcaggaagaagcgggaagaacccggcgaagcgatttgattggctgacggttgcctctgcaaagactactcccccatccgtcagccacgccttcccacgtccgttgactgacggtgcagtgggcacgaggcgtaacgaggactccaggggtactcgtaggatgctgacgccccgtgcccactacctccgtcagttgtccgttgcccattgactttgaatggggacggacgcgcaatgcattgtggatccgtccgttcgtttggagcgttcgccaccgtcacgccccgtgcccactacctccgtcagttgtccgttgcccattgactttgaatggggacggtcgcgcaatgcattgtggatccgtccgttgacttggagcgttcgccaccgtcaaaaagttgaaaaatgttcaactttttcggccgcgacggatccgtcatccaatcagatcgcgtatgcaaatttaagcactgtgacgcgactcgggctctgacgatactggaaagcgggaaagcgggtcatcttgcctcgcaacaagcaggaagaagcgggaagaacccggcgaagcaatttgattggctgacggttgccacttcaaagactactcccccatccgtcagccacgccttcccacgtccgttgactgacggtgcagtgggcacgaggcgtcagaaagttgaaaaatgttcaactttttcggcagcgacggttccgtcatccaatcagatcgcgtatgcaaatttaagcactgtgacgcgactcgggctctgacgatactggaaagcgggaaagcgggtaatcttgcatcgcaacaagcaggaagaagcgggaagaacccggcgaagcgatttgattggctgacggatgcctctgcaaagactactcccccatccgtcagccacgccttcccacgtccgttgactgacggtgcagtgggcacgaggcatacgcctcgtgcccactgcaccgtcagggggagtagtctttgcagatgcatccgtcagccaatcaaatcgtttcgccgggttcttcccgcttcttcctgcttgttgcgaggcaagatgacccgctttcccgctttccagtatcgtcagagcccgagtcgcgtcacagtgctacatttgcatacgcgatctgattggatgacggaaccgtcgctgccgaaaaagttgaacatttttcaactttctgacggtggcgaacgctccaactgaacggacggatccacaatgcattgcgcgtccgtccccattcaaagtcaatgggcaacggacaactgacggaggtagtgggcacggggcgttacgcctcgtgcccactgcaccgtcagtcaacggacgtgggaaggcgtggctgacggatgggggagtagtctttgcagaggcatccgtcagccaatcaaatcgcttcgccgggttcttcccgcttcttcctgcttgtttgcgaggcaagattacccgctttcgcgctttccagtatcgtcagagcccgagtctcgtcacagtgcttaaatttgcatacgcgatctgattggatgacggaaccgtcgctgccgaaaaagttgaacatttttcaactttctgacggtggcgaacgctccaactgaacggacggatccacaatgcattgcgcgtccgtccccattcaaagtcaatgggcaacggtcaactgacggaggtagtgggcacggggcgttagcctactatagcctcagtggcgtcaccagcggacattccgtgtattggatgcttttttaataaaacgcatccaataagTAATCCACAGAATGCCCAGCTTGAATaatttcgcaaccaaaaacagtggttaccgccaCCTTAATAgtcatagactactgttagattcAGGGCCTAGCAAAGATAGACATGttagtcaacaacaacataatttattgcagcaatttaaaattccaaaaatacatgcgcagccgaaatgtaccgatcaaacgccacgtcacaaggcatataataaaatcaaatgattccactgctcttgtgtgggaggtcgctttcgagctgcacttggTGTCTCCCTCTGAtcttaattcaaccatcgtgtTTAAAATATCCTCGTATTGATCAATGGCAGAAGACATAGCCTACTGTAGACatgaatcatgctgagaccattttttgcattaagcactgtctttttttatttttattggccAGTGTCTAGACGgtaacgaacatccctgaccatagttaagcgcgtttgtagtctacactcgacgtgaactcattattgcacgagggtgtcttcattcataaaaaatataatatataatataatattttttatgaatgaatattacaaattattctaaagaggtctaggcTCCGTGCGcggccccgccttctccagtgaaccaagaaaccaaTATTTTGAAATATCGAAGATAGAAATGCTAAACTAGATAACAGATCACCATCCAATAGCGCAAACACTCTGGACCAGACTCATGTTTTGATGTTCCTTAGTCTTCGGTGAGTCTTAAGGGGATTTCTCTTGACGAAcaggggatttgaccccctcctcggttttacacaggaacaTTTTAGCGTCAACAACGCTGACAACAACgcgcgggccgcactaacacttaactttaatgtcaagtagggggccacaaaatatcatcccgcgggcctcaattggcccccgggccgcgagtttgagtcTTCTAGACCAACCTTTCCTattcgggtcagcaatagccgtgtgtccaatgcctagcctctgcgtttgaatgaATGGAACGCTGCAtgtttaatgtctacaaatattctagactagagagtgcgcgccaatcaatgaaaccaaaATCAGATAAATTCGGCTCactttgctgcgcaaagcatgtttcagaaatcagcacattaagataaatgtagttgccACACTTGCTATTTTTGATTTTTGcattatggaattatttcaggggggaaaatgccgtgaaaaaatgtatgcacacggcattcaggattaggactaggcctaatcaattgtgtttttgtgccactctgctgttggccttcatggggagatattttaacgctttttaaccccattttcctgcgacattcctgaacgcgcgttcatgttaagaggagtttcgggaaatgCTCCAAAGAAATGTACGATGGATCGCACaagcgtggatccatcgttatcgggaaaagTGGCCCagtacaacaaaaacaacacacaccagtacaacaaaaacaacacacaccaatacCCCACAAACAACAGACGGTCACCaaatcaacaaaaacaacacacaccaaggcaatacaatacaaacaacacacacacaaacaacacacactgatacaacaCAAACTAGACACACCAAtacaacacacaaatatacacaaacaaCACCCCCACTTTCATAACtcaaacgtctctctctctctctctctctctctctctctctctctctctctctctctctctctctctctctctctctctctctctctctctctctctctctctctctctctctctctctctctctctctctctctctctctctgagagagTTGTGAGTATCATGTTTGATATGTGACTAGAACTGAAAGTAATTACCAAAAACTGTAAATACCTGATGATAAAAATAGATTTTCATATTTAACCATCATGCTAAGccccacacacagccccccttAGGGTTCAATGAACCCCACGATGAATGACTAGGTgtattaacccccccccccccccccctggtgcagAACCTCCAGGATGAGATGGCCGTCCAGCCCGAGGGGGCCAAGTGGCTGTCCTGGAGCCTGGAGCAGGTGGGCCTCTCCCTGGGCCGGCGGTTCCCGGGCCGCACCGTGTGGGTGGTGCGCGCCTCCAGCATGTACCTCCACATGTTCAGCAGCTACCACAACTTTGTGGAGGGCAACCTGTTCGGGGCCCCAGAGCACCGGCCCTACGCCCCCGACTCGGGGGCCTTCCAGCACCTCAGGTGTGGTGCTGTTTGTGTTTCGCCTCTGAAAGGGACTTAGTTTGTCCTACAGAAATGGTCCATTAAAACTTGCTTCCTGAGGCCAGTAAAGCCATCCTGGGCTAGGGTTCGGTTTATGTTTGACTTTACATGACTTTACACTTTACATCAtctaaaggggacatattataccaccaggtgtgagtctg contains:
- the c17h2orf69 gene encoding mitochondrial protein C2orf69 homolog, with amino-acid sequence MSTAVAQSSCDPAGMGQPEAPGLGSGAPGLGSGAPGLGSGASGLGPQGVPDLGSGCPERPQLLVAVPGCDPSRVNDLLVLRPSEWYHCRGSTAELDRSSNDHVVFFHGDIQNLQDEMAVQPEGAKWLSWSLEQVGLSLGRRFPGRTVWVVRASSMYLHMFSSYHNFVEGNLFGAPEHRPYAPDSGAFQHLRGLLSHGMQRAGLPHPLPPPGGASAVPPGFSLTLVGFSKGCVVLNQMVYEMAGARADPRMAPFVESVSDIYWLDGGHPGGGGTWVTDKAALRELASSGAELHAHVTPYEVRDPMRAWVGREHDAFVKTLVELGARLTHQVHFEDEPPSIENHFRVIQEF